The Erigeron canadensis isolate Cc75 chromosome 1, C_canadensis_v1, whole genome shotgun sequence genome segment GCTCTATTATGTCTGTAGTCTAGTACTCCAATTTATGTTCTACTCTTGATCTTGTTCCATGATCTGATATTTTGTAATACCATTTCGTAAATGTTACATTTGTGTTTTGAGAATCCTTTAAACACTAAAATGACTAGGCTGgcagtttttatttttttccatgACACTGTAGAGCCACTGGTAGCTTCACTAATCATCTGATGTAATTTCCTTCACACATAACCTTGTAAACTCAATGGAATAACATTAGTCTTGTTACTAATTTGACAGGAGACAAGCTCATCAACAGTGAGATCACATCATAGCTTTGATTCAATTGACGAATCTTTTGGTAGGGAAAGTCCTAGTAGTAACTTGAGTGAAGTTGGAATCGATATGATTGGAATTCCAGAATCAACAGCCTCTCAAAGTAGCACATTGTATAGCCCGGTCAATGTTTATGATTCTCCAAGATCAAGTCGTTCTCCTTTCGGTTCAGGAAAAAATATCCTAAACCGAAGACAAGACTCAGGAAAAGCTTCACATCCTGTTCCCGCATCACCATTACGAACTTTTGGTCCTGCTGAATTTCTCGAGGCTGAAGGGTCTACACCAGAAGAACTTCGTGCAGAAGCAAGGATGTGGGAAAGAAATGCTAGAAAGTTGAAGGTTGACCTTGACTTGTCAAGAAATGAGACTATTAACCAAACAAAGAACCTGGATAATGCAAGTATGGAGCTTTCTGCATTGAGAGCAGAATGTAATGGACTGCAAGATGAGATCAAACACCTAAAAATTCTTCTAGGCGAGTCGGAAGTGAAAGAAAGGGATGCTGATACTCTGAAAGTTCAGTTCCAAGATAAAACTGATGTCCTGGCAGAATTGGAAGAAGAAATTAGGTTTCAGAAAGAATTAAATGAGAATTTATCTCTacaattaaataaaactcaagattCAAATCTTGAGCTAGTTTCTGTTCTCCAGGAATTAGAAGAGAACATCGAAAAACAGACGTTGGAGATCGAGAGTTTGAAAGCATCACAGTGGCCTACAGGTGAATCAAATGACAGCATGAAATTAGAGCTTGATTTACAGAAATTTCAGGAATCACAAAGGCTGGAAAGTACAATCATCTATCTAGAGAAGACTCTGGAAGAGAAATCTCAATGTCTACGGGATAATGAATCAGAATGGATAGAGAAATTAAGTCTGAAAGATAAAGAAATCTTCAAGTTAGAAGCTAAATTATCAGAAGCTCTCGCTGCAGAGAAGACTCTGGAAGAGAAATCTCAAAGTCTACGGGATAGTGAATCAGAATGGACAGAGAAATTAAGTCTGAAAGATAAAGAAATCTTTAATTTAGAAGCTAAATTATCAGAAGCTCTCGCTGCACCAGTGGTGAAAGAAACGGAATCTCATGCAATAGAAACTCCTGATCTTGTTAAAGAAGTTGAAGCTTTGAAAGAGAAAGTTCTAGAGCTCGAGAGAGATTGTAACGAGCTTACTGATGAAAATATAGAGCTCCTTTTTAAGCTTAAAGAATTAAGTAAGGATTTTTCGACCAATGGTACTTCTGTTAGTTCTTCATACGGTGAACGACCCAGCACCGACTCACCTAATATTGGAGATTCTGAGACTGGCTGGCAGATTAAAGGGGTGGGGGAGAAGATGAAGCCTGGTGAAATAGCTGCCGCCTACTTGCAAATTCGTTGTCATGATCTAGAAAGCAAGTGTTTAGAGCTAGAGGTCCAAATGGAAAGTTTTAAGGATAGAGCTAGTCATCTTAATAGTGAACTTGAGAGATACCGTGAAAAAGCAGTACAACAGGAGAGTGAGATTGCTGCATTGAATCAATTGCTGAAATGTCAGGTAGAAGAACAACGTGCAAGTAAGTCATTTCTGCATATTATTTACAAGGTTGGATCCATGAGTCTAGATAGCAAATGGGTGGGTCGGCCTGGTTGGGTAATAGGTTATGTCCAAAATAGGCAAGTATTGGAATTGGTTGGCTGGGTTTGCCCTAAAGAATTTGTGTCCAAAATTCTAAATTTGTATAAATAGcagtgtcaaatatgattataaaattttatctttCACTAATAACCTAAGTTTCTAAAGAAAAGTGATTTAGGATGTTTTACATTGCAAGTATGATACGAACTTTTTGACTTGTTTGCTGACTTTGATCCATTTGCCCTGTTCCTTAGAAGATAATTATAACCCATTAGAGATAAACATAATCTGAACGGACCCATTCCtatgtaaatgggtcaaaattgtcCAAGTGATGAGTAGACAAGTAGACATGGATTATTCAGCATGTTTACCTTTCACATTTTCTCCAAGTGATGCTGTTAACCCTATAATGTTGAATTTGTGTAGTTTTTTGTGATTCATATATTCTTGTATGTACAGCTTCATTCGATCAAGAAGAGCAGGCTGCTGATGAAAATAGTGTTCAATGTGGTGAGGAAGATATCAAACTGAAGTCGAAAGATATATACAATGACATGGATGGTAGTTTTGAAGACAACGAAGACGCACTTGAAAATCTGGTAGTTGAACTAAAATCCAAGATCGACGACCTTGGTAAAGAATTATTGGCCAAATCCTCAGCGATAGACGATCTTACATCAGACTGTTTGCTTAAGGAACATGAGATTCAGTCTCAAAAAGTTACCAAAAGAGATTTGGAGACTCAATTTTCTGATCTGCAAATTGTGAATAGTGAATTGGAGGAAAGTTTGAAGGTTTTACAAAAAGAAGTTGATGATACAAACGacaaacatatttctagcagcAAGATTCTTGAAAAGAAGTTACTGGAGGTAGAGTCTCATAATCAAGAATTGGAGTGTCACCTAGCAGAACTAGAGGAAGATAATCTCGACTTATCAGGGCGCATATCTGGACTAGAAGCCCAATTGAGGTATTTAACCGATGCAAGAGAATCAAGTCGTTTAGAAGCTGAGCATTCAGGGTCTCAAATCGTGAAACTACAAGCTGAAGTCGAAAGACTGGAAAATGAGGTAGAAACAACGAAAGTTGATATGAGACAGAAAGTTCAGGACATGCAAAACCGGTGGTTAGAAAGTCAAGAAGAATGCGAGTATTTAAAAAAAGCAAACCCCCAATTACAGTCCACTGCAGAAAATCTCATGGAAGAGTGTACATCTCTTCAAAAGTCAAATAGTGAGTTAAGAAACCAAAGATTAGAGTTGCATAATCGCTGCACAGTTCTGGAAGCCAAATTGAGGGAGTCCGAAGATAATTTTTTGATGTTGTCAAAGAATTTAGAAAATTTAGAGGAACAACTATCATCAACACTCCATGGAATTTCTTCAAAAGAGAAAAAGTTTAATTCTGAACTTGATGGTTTACATCTGCAAATAAAAGAACACACGGAGAAGTGTGTTACTGGTGAGAGCTTGTTGAACCAGATGTACTTAGAGAAGGTGGTTGAAGTTGAAAACCTTCAGAAAAATATAGAACACCTCAATTTACAAATATCAGCAACTCATGATGAACGGGATAGAATGGCTTCAGAAGCGATACTCGAAATGCATGTTTTACGTGCAGATAAGGATAAATGGATCAAATCTATTGCAGAACTAGAGGAAAAACTTGGTTTATCTGAGAAAAAGCTTGATACGGTCAAGATTGAATACGAAAAAGCGAATCTTGAACTCAAAAGTGAGCTTTCTGCTTCAAGACAAAGCCATGAAGAGCTAGTGATCAACCATGAGAAATTAATGGATTTGTTGGAGAATATTAGATCTAATGAAGAAAAGCTGAAAAACACGGTTGCTGAGCTTTCTGGTAACCTTAAATCTTTTGAATACCAAGTCGTACAGTTAACCGAGGAAAATTCAAGTCTTAAAGTCCAACTTCAAAAAATTCCAGAGTTGCAGGATGAAATTGTGGCCCTCAAGAACTCactaaatgaaatgaaatatgagAAGGAAAGACTGGAAGCCTCATTACAAATGATATCTGGGGATTATGAACAATTGAAGGAAGAGAAAACTTCACTACTTCAAAAAGCTTCGAGCATGCACAAAGCAGTGATTGAATTGGAAGATCATAAACATAATAAGATTGTTTTAGAAGAAAAACTTTTGCGCCTTCAAGGGGATCTAGCTGCTAGAGAAGCATTATATGCACAAGATGCCGAGTTAAAAAATGAGCTTGGGCGTTTCAAACGGTCAAACAGTCAACTACAATGGAAGTTAAACCGTCTTCAAGAGGAAAAAAAGGAGTATACAACGAAATCGGAAGCCCTTGAAGAGCAGAGGGATTTAAAACCGGATGACAATGAGATCGCTACTAGTACTGTGGATCTTTCCACCGTATCAGATACTACTGGTAGTCTTCATGAGGACATTAAGCATACAGAGGTCCATATCAGATCTTTCTTCTTTTTAGCTTATCTaaattagaggtggcaatatcccatttacttatgaatgggcaATACGGGCTatttcatcttctaaagaaTCAAATAGTAATGTAGATAGATTAGCTTAGAAGGAAACTGGTTGAACAACCTTCTAAATAGATTTTTTAAGAAAGATTCGGTTATCTTTTAGATGTAAAATTTTTGTGATCATATTTCACAAACTAAATTTTCTTTCTAAATGATAATTTTGGGAAAAAAGTGTTTTGAGGTGCACCCTAACCTTTTGGACATGTACAATAAATTACCATGTATTGCGGTTACCCTAAATGCCTGTCCCGCCAATATTGCCGCCTGTGAACTGAAGTAATCATAACATAATTATAATAGTATATCTATCTCCTAACGTCAACTTTTCACTCAGGAGGTGGAAGCTAATAAAGTTGATGAATCCTCAAGAATCAAATCACTGGAGATTGCACTTGCTGAGGCTTTGGAGTCTAATGAAATGTATAAAGTACAGCTTAAGAGGTATGTGTTATAGAAATTCATGAACACTGTCACGCGACGCCGTGCTTGCATGTCattaatatttttcaattttctgtccatccaatctttgtcaaatatatatgttgtcaATATATTGTTATAATATACTTACTGCCGATATTatcaaatttcagtttcttGTCTGAGGGACAAGTTAGGCAGTCAGACGGTCCTGTAAAGTTGGAAGTTAAAGATGACCCGATCAACAAAGAATATAAGCTCGAGGCCGAGTTGAATGAACTTCAAGAGCGATACCTCAACATGAGCCTCAAGTATGCAGAAGTAGAAGCTCAGCGTGAAGATCTTGTCTTGAAGCTAAAGGCAGTTGGTCCTGGAAGAAGCTGGTTTCATAAATCCTAGGTGAACTCTTCCTTTTTTCGttacttataattattattcatGAAATCACATCAGTTATCTGAGGAAGAAAAAGAGCTTTTGTCTTGAGAATCAGGAATGATGCAATACATTAGACCTGTAAAGTAAATAGAAATTTGTTGAGGTATATAGTACGATTTTAATGAAACCATATCTGATTGAAGAGGAATTGTTCTCTTTGTTCTGCACTTAAAGTCTTAGGGAGAAAATCTCTGCCTTCTGCGTTGTATGACCTGTAAAATGTAAGATACAATCTCGGAGTTGTTTTTGTGTTGGCAGTTGTCTTATACCCTACCGCCTATGCTCTTTTCTACTGAAATTTGTGTATTGTGGTAGTCGTGTTAATAAGTCAGACTCAATGGAACAACGAAGAGTTCTGACCAGATCAGCGGACTAACTTTTTGTTCTCATGCTCAATTGCTCATACTCGATTCGAAGAGAAGTTTTGTTGTTGCTGCTTGAGCTCAAATATATAAGTCATAGAATTACAATGTTTATGGCGAACTTTGTGTTGAAAGCATGTCTGATTTTAGGTTGGAATGAACAATTTTTAGAGGAGATTCTGTAAATCGGATATTTATCATCAAATCCAATTTAGCTTGTATCACGTATGGTACTCTTCATATTTGGTGTGTCGTGAGACTAGATTCAGGGTAAACATTTGAGAAGAATTTTATCTCGCTTGGCTTACAAGAATTGGATTAAACCATCATCTAACTAAAGACATTTGAGAAGAGTCGCCTCTAATGTTAATATAAAAATCTGTACAAAATGACTATTCAACCATATACTTCAAGTTGAAATTTCAAGTCTGTAAACAGAAATAGATATACGGTGTAATTAAGAAGTTTATAAGCTGGTATCTAAGAAAAATTATTCAACATCACACATTGCACGGCGCCGATagatccaaaaaaataaaataaaaaatactaattTTACCATTTAATCTTGAAAAAAAGAGTAACAAATTATAAGATAATACCTACTTCAGACGATATAAAAGAAAAGGTCTAACCAAAGATAACTAGATAAGAacatgcaaaaaaaaataaaagtccCATGAGCTCTTCCATCACGAGTCCAGTTTATCAGGTCGGGTCGCATCCAGGTTTGGGCTGGGATTGGCATCAGTTCCAGTCAAAAGAGAAGCCTCATTTTTCATCAAACCCATGTCAGCAGAGCTGTCAATTCTGTCTTCTCGGTTATATGACTCATTCGGTGCTTGAGTTGGCACTTCTTTGCGATCTGGTGTAGTCAGCATTAGCCTAGACATTTTGCGCACCCACGAACTCACGACTGCGCGTGGCCCTAAAACCTTCCTACGGAAGCGTTTGTAAACAGGGCTTGAATAGTCAACCTTGAACCCCATCTCTTCAAACATAGCCAACTGTTTTAAAAACCCATCATTAGGACATACCCAACTGCATTGGTTTAACGACTCAAGTGCATCTTGTAGAGAAAGCCGTTCTGATCTCATCAGGTAGGCCGTCATCACGGATGCACTTCTGGATACCCCTGCAAAGCAATGCACCAAAACCGACCCATTTTTTCTACCTCGatcaataaaatctaaacaAACTTCCAAATAATCGAGTAAATTCTGACTCTCGGTGTCTGTCAAAGGCACAGCCATCCTCAATACCTTCAGATCATGACCTGCATTCTCTAACACATAAAGTATCTTTTTATCCGAACCCCACCACCCGTAGTCCTCCATATATGCTATACGGATCTCTTTGGTGGGAACAGAAAAGGTTGGTTCTACTTCTGTGAAAAAGTCTAAAGAAGGGTCCTCCAAAACCGATAAAATATGGgtgattttttcttcttttttactGCCTGCAGCGCCTTCTTCTCCAAGAAGTACTCGTGCGGCTGCATTGATGGGTCCCAGGTATAGATTCTCACGAATGTACACCATCTTCGTGAAaaacaaatcaacaacaaatcaagaaaataattCGAAGTCGTATCGTGTGTGTGGAATGCATATTACTATTAGGGATCCCTTACTATTACTATTGCTATAgctatatattatatctatatctatactctctatataaacaaactacctctCCCCATttctctatataaacaaactacctctCCCCATTTCAACTATCTACCCTTGAATTACCAAATATACTATCTAATCCATTGTTATAAACTTTTGTCCGCATCTGCCTTACTTTTAGATAAACAATCGTTATGACGATAGTTTCATAGAGATTATTGTTCAAAATATTTTGGTTAAAGAATTTAATAACCCATCAACATATAAACCCCTCCCTGCAAACAACAACAGCAGTTTACACTTTCAGACGAACTAAAAAACACATGAGTTGAATCgcacatttatgtaataacacggCATTGCCACTtaaccaccgccgcatcgcacGGGTACTACTATAGTATTTATATAGGCAAGAGGCTATGTTTCAtatatggaatcttgaaaaAAGTATTTCCATAATATagtttctatatttatattcaaaAGTCAAATAGTGATGGATGGAATGACAATGGGGCGGGTAGTGTCATACCCGAACCCGAACCCAAACCCGATAAGATAGATGATACCCGAACCCGACCCAATACCTGTTGGGGATCTTATCGGGGCACCCTATAGGGCAAAAAGGTTACCCAAAACTGACCCGATATCCGATACCTGTTATTAACCTGAAACCCAACCCGAATTATGAGTGTGTGTAGAGAGCTATGCAGATTGAGATGTCGAATATGAGcatgtaagtatataaaacACAACTAAGTAGTCTGCAATAGGGCTGAAAATTTATAGGGGTAGATATAtcaaagtttattatatgtttgttcGACTATTTGTTCATTGATGAAAACAGCAAACATGAATCAAAAGCCAAAAACTCTATTACTCATATTACTCCTCATATCTATAAAGTGATAGTATATTTATCagaatctataatctataatataaatataaatgtgtatatattatgtatataacgGATAGATATGCGAGTGtatgtttaaaaaatgtttatactatatatatatgtcgagTCGGGTCGGGTCGGGGTAGACATGCCCCAGTCCCTGACCCGAACAGGTTCGGGTATCGGGTATCTGATTTCCCCATTGGgtcggatttttttttttgcaatccCTTGGATACTAAAACGAGATTAATAATTGAACTTGTTAATTCACAAAAATATTGTAAACAATATTCTTTTAATATTCTTTGATCAAAGAAAATATCGAAAATTAGACAACTTCACACTAACAcacatttatatctatatctatatctatatctatatttatattccaTATTCCCTTATAAAGAGGGATTGAAGTTAAAATGAActtttataggtaaagttgatggATGTGAAACATTTAATTATAATCAATGATCAAGAttaaaaacccatttttgaatcttaattcttaattttaattcaagaattaagattatcttaattttacctataaagttattATAACTTTAAAGGATCTCAATCCTATAAAGAGAAATGTCCCCTTCTCCTTTGTCTTAATTATACCAAGATTGACCCTCAACAATCTACTTTTCTAAGAACATCTCCAATGGTGATATTTGAAAAGCTTTTTTGTAATAAAAGGTGTAAGAATGTGTaagagatttttttataaaaaaaaagttttacctCCAATGATAAAATTCTTTTGAAAGactaaaatgaaataaaattgtaCAAAAATAGGTTTAATTAAGAAGATAGGTCGGTAGATATTaagtttttcatcaaatatatcatattaaacatcatttatttgattttgggcttttaaaagcttttttacCATTGAGTGTAAAggtttttttacaaaaaaactCTTACACATATCTAAGAAAAAAGTCTTTCAAAACTCACCATTGGAGATGCCCTAACAACTCACCCTCTAATCTACCAACAATTATCCAcctaaaatacctataatacccttaataaaataatttactacATAAATCTCTCAACCCATAAAAAACTACACTAACCCCTTTTATGTCAAAAACTTTTACATTTATAATCAACCCACCACCGGCGCCATCCCCGTCGTCCTCGACTCTGTTATCACCCGTCGGCTGTCGCTGCACAGCCAATGCTGTCGCATCGTGCGAGCATACGTTTAGTTAATAGGGAGAAAAACAGGTCATCTCCCAATACTTACAACCATATATAAAGAGAAGCAAAATTCAAATGGGCCTAAAAGACCAAATGGGTCGGAAGTTATAACAAAGCAAgtcaaaaaaattgaaaaagtatataaaaaggcCAATAATAGGAAAAAGCATTTTTGGGCCCGAACGTCAACCCAAACAACGGTTTGCATCTTAATGCTCCTTGTTCCACCGGTCGGTTGGATTGGTCACAAGTCAAAAACGGAGCCTTGTAGTTAAAGTTATGACCTTTCAGTAAATCCCCCTTTGACAAGCGATCTTGGGCGTCCAAGTATAACATTACCCGTTTTCAACACATGGGTCCGCATCAAATAGTGAGCTAAGAAGGCAAAGATTAGAGTTGCATAATCGCTGCACAGTTCTGGTTCTGGAAGCCAAATTGAGGGAGTCTGAATTTTGtcaaagaatttaaaaaatttaaaggaCCAATTATCATCAAGACTCCATGGGAATTCTTCAAAAGAGCAAAAGTTTAATTCTGACCTTGATGGTTTAACCTACTTTGCTTGCTACCATAGTTGCATTTTCTGTCCATTGACCCTTTTATCAATATATCTTGTTGTATTTATACTTTCTTGTTCTGCTATAGATCTTTTTTACTACATAATATACTTACTGCCTAGATAATCAAATTTAAGTTTCTTGTCTGAGGGGCAGTCAGGCAGTCCTGTAAAGTTAGAGGTTAAAGATGACCCAATCAACAAAGGACATAAGCTTGAGGCCGAGTTGAACGAAAATTAATTCAAGAACAATACGCTCGGCGTGAAGAGCTTGTCTTGAAGCTAAAGGCTGGTCCTTGATGAAGCTGGTTTTCATTTATCCTAGTTGAACTTTCCTTTTAATGTTACTTATAATTATTCATGAAATCATATCAGTTAGCTGAGGAAGAAAAAGAGCTTTTGTCTCAGAAAATCGGCAATGATGCAATACATCAGACCAGTAGAGTAAATAGAAATTTGTTGAAGTATATAGTATGATGATTTTATGAAACCATATCTTTTCGAAGAATGAAGAGTATTAAGGTGTTCTCTCTGATCATATTACCTAAATTTGTACGGAGCAAGTCTTTTCTTTCTgcgttgtatacttgtatgacATGTAAAATTaagatacattttttttgtgttgGCAATTTTCTACCAAAGgtaaattgaaatttttttcgaAACGGGCgtatttcaagggtgttttgtcaaacaagttgtggaaaaaaaaaatttatcaaacaagtcaaaccagtatttgaaataccggattcaaaattCCCGGtcaaatccggtatttgaaataccggtttcaaaaagggatattgaatccggtatttcaaataccggactcAAAGGTGATGTGACAAGAGAGACAGAGTGGGACAGTGGCAAGACAGAGCAGGCAGACAGAGGTACAGTGTAGTGGTACGGTGGTACAGTGGTCAAATGCACGTTTCTCGAAACCGATATTTGAAAAACCGGTTTCGATGAAACCCTAATACGTGTCATGTCATGGTGAAACCCTAATATGCTAGGTTAACTTAATTagatttttgttgtatatatatagtatgtgatGGCTTCTTCAGATAACATTAACAAACATTTTCAGATAACATTtcaaacactttaaaaaaaaaacaaacattttcagataacatttcaaacactttcaaaacaaatggcttcttcttcatcattcaaACCCATTGTAGTTCAGTTAGTATGGGATGATCAAGTATCATTCATAAATGGAATCCTTCAAAATACATATCCATCGAAAAGAAGAAGTTTTCCCATTTTCCACATGATGACTTATTCACAAATCTGTGATATAATTTACAgttgttttggtgtttcaaAACAACAGTTCAAACTGCAATTATATTTGTGGTATGAATTTAAGGGTGTTCCTTTTAGGAACTTAATTACGGATGATAATACTTTGGCAATGATTTATCATCTCGGTGAAACGCAATTTGAAGTGAAGTTCGAGCCTACTTTTACAAACCAGTTCTTAAGCTTGAATCAAAGCCAATGTTATTTCCAAGGAAGTAACGAACCAGAAGATAACGAAAATGATGCAGGCAATgacaatgacgatgatgaagacaatgacgATGAAGACGATGAACATGTTCAAGATCATGAAATTGACCCAATGGTTGGTGGATCAAGCGACGAGGCACCTTATACAAGTGATGATACCATCGACGCATATAGCGTTGATGGGGATGTATctggagatgaagaagaagaaggggctCATGCACAAGGTCCTTTGGAGCATGAAGAACTTGTTAATCTTGAAGATGATAATGAAGATCGTCTAATGCCATTCAATGAAGTTCAAGAAGATGTGAAATTTTGGTCGCCGGATAGAAATGTGATAGAAAAAGGAATGTTTTTTCAGAGCAAGGCGGAGTTTATACACTTTGTTAGGCTTTGGAACATAAGAGAAAACAGGGAACTTATTGTTATGAATACAAGGCCAGCGTTTTGGAAAGCACAGTGCATGACCAAGGGGAAGAATTATCGTGGTGTTTTGGACCGAGTCCCGTGTAGGTGGCTTGTAGCTGGATCTAACAGAAACAGATTAGGATTGTTTCAGATCACAAAGTGGGTGGAGAGTCACAATTGTTATGGAGAAGTGATATCTAATAACAATCGTTGTACGACAGCAAGTATGATTGCTTCTGAAATTTTGTCACAAGTGCGGGaggatttaactttaaaagttagACAGATCCAGGCCCAAGTAAAAACAACGTTCAATGTTGACGTGAGCTACGCCAAGGCGTGGAATGCAAGAAGGTTAGCAATTGAAAGGTTGTATGGAACTTGGCCGAGTAACTTTGATGTACTGCCCAAGTATGTTGTTGAATTACAACGTGCTAACCCAGACACTGTTGTGGAATGGCTCCATTCTCCAACCAGTTCAAgccatatacatacattcaagTATGTATTTTGGGCATTTGGACCGGCAATTAGGGCATTCCAACGTTGTATTCTGGTGATCTTTGTCGATGGCACTCATTT includes the following:
- the LOC122602363 gene encoding early endosome antigen 1-like, whose product is MKEMMKQKMMNRFHRRNSSTSSSVDFKSAEKLEFTFSSLQALQVPAGWDKLTLSLISVESDKTVSKTGKASVWNGNCRWTETLSESIWISNGDNSKELQQCLYKLLISKASTRSGILGEVTVNLSNYLSSETSLPVALPLKKCDHGTILQVAIQCLTPRPNLRCKDSNSLTEDVNSEYSDLDNMSNASDGTNTKNVGPSMTNSIFDTSHARGLGSRETSSSTVRSHHSFDSIDESFGRESPSSNLSEVGIDMIGIPESTASQSSTLYSPVNVYDSPRSSRSPFGSGKNILNRRQDSGKASHPVPASPLRTFGPAEFLEAEGSTPEELRAEARMWERNARKLKVDLDLSRNETINQTKNLDNASMELSALRAECNGLQDEIKHLKILLGESEVKERDADTLKVQFQDKTDVLAELEEEIRFQKELNENLSLQLNKTQDSNLELVSVLQELEENIEKQTLEIESLKASQWPTGESNDSMKLELDLQKFQESQRLESTIIYLEKTLEEKSQCLRDNESEWIEKLSLKDKEIFKLEAKLSEALAAEKTLEEKSQSLRDSESEWTEKLSLKDKEIFNLEAKLSEALAAPVVKETESHAIETPDLVKEVEALKEKVLELERDCNELTDENIELLFKLKELSKDFSTNGTSVSSSYGERPSTDSPNIGDSETGWQIKGVGEKMKPGEIAAAYLQIRCHDLESKCLELEVQMESFKDRASHLNSELERYREKAVQQESEIAALNQLLKCQVEEQRATSFDQEEQAADENSVQCGEEDIKLKSKDIYNDMDGSFEDNEDALENLVVELKSKIDDLGKELLAKSSAIDDLTSDCLLKEHEIQSQKVTKRDLETQFSDLQIVNSELEESLKVLQKEVDDTNDKHISSSKILEKKLLEVESHNQELECHLAELEEDNLDLSGRISGLEAQLRYLTDARESSRLEAEHSGSQIVKLQAEVERLENEVETTKVDMRQKVQDMQNRWLESQEECEYLKKANPQLQSTAENLMEECTSLQKSNSELRNQRLELHNRCTVLEAKLRESEDNFLMLSKNLENLEEQLSSTLHGISSKEKKFNSELDGLHLQIKEHTEKCVTGESLLNQMYLEKVVEVENLQKNIEHLNLQISATHDERDRMASEAILEMHVLRADKDKWIKSIAELEEKLGLSEKKLDTVKIEYEKANLELKSELSASRQSHEELVINHEKLMDLLENIRSNEEKLKNTVAELSGNLKSFEYQVVQLTEENSSLKVQLQKIPELQDEIVALKNSLNEMKYEKERLEASLQMISGDYEQLKEEKTSLLQKASSMHKAVIELEDHKHNKIVLEEKLLRLQGDLAAREALYAQDAELKNELGRFKRSNSQLQWKLNRLQEEKKEYTTKSEALEEQRDLKPDDNEIATSTVDLSTVSDTTGSLHEDIKHTEEVEANKVDESSRIKSLEIALAEALESNEMYKVQLKSFLSEGQVRQSDGPVKLEVKDDPINKEYKLEAELNELQERYLNMSLKYAEVEAQREDLVLKLKAVGPGRSWFHKS
- the LOC122590259 gene encoding dual specificity protein phosphatase 1-like — its product is MVYIRENLYLGPINAAARVLLGEEGAAGSKKEEKITHILSVLEDPSLDFFTEVEPTFSVPTKEIRIAYMEDYGWWGSDKKILYVLENAGHDLKVLRMAVPLTDTESQNLLDYLEVCLDFIDRGRKNGSVLVHCFAGVSRSASVMTAYLMRSERLSLQDALESLNQCSWVCPNDGFLKQLAMFEEMGFKVDYSSPVYKRFRRKVLGPRASYNREDRIDSSADMGLMKNEASLLTGTDANPSPNLDATRPDKLDS